One window of Globicephala melas chromosome 5, mGloMel1.2, whole genome shotgun sequence genomic DNA carries:
- the CPLX1 gene encoding complexin-1: protein MEFVMKQALGGATKDMGKMLGGDEEKDPDAAKKEEERQEALRQEEEERKAKYAKMEAEREVMRQGIRDKYGIKKKEEREAEAQAAMEASAEGSLTRPKKAIPPGCGDEPEAEEESILDTVIKYLPGPLQDIFKK from the exons GGGCCACCAAGGACATGGGCAAGATGCTCGGGGGCGACGAGGAGAAGGACCCTGACGCCGCCAAGAAGGAGGAGGAGCGGCAGGAAGCGCTgcggcaggaggaggaggagcgcAAGGCCAAGTACGCCAAGATGGAGGCCGAGCGCGAGGTCATGCGCCAGGGCATCCGCGACAAG TACGGCATCAAGAAGAAGGAGGAACGCGAGGCCGAGGCCCAGGCCGCCATGGAGGCCAGCGCGGAGGGCAGCCTGACGCGGCCCAAGAAGGCCATCCCGCCGGGCTGCGGGGACGAGccggaggcagaggaggagagcaTCCTGGACACGGTCATCAAGTACCTGCCCGGGCCGCTGCAGGACATATTCAAGAAGTAA